In Bythopirellula goksoeyrii, a single window of DNA contains:
- a CDS encoding anti-sigma factor family protein gives MNNENNPIRDDQFEAFLDGTLPEAEREEILEHLNDDRRAEVETQRKIDAALRKVFPVVTAPDDLSLVFESDESVAESHGSLPRRPLLAGGLAAAAVLIGIALTFWAFNAGKPAPFFKPIPLAQIYRETLQNGFHPYYECHDDQRFADIFAARQGMDMHLEPMPEGTRMLGLSYPGGLSRDTTAMLCMVDESPVMVFVDRAASDSEIAAKVARDSEIQVFRSEREGLVFYEVSELDEPRAMQYMAIGPPR, from the coding sequence ATGAATAACGAAAACAATCCAATTCGAGACGATCAGTTCGAGGCTTTCCTTGACGGTACGCTGCCGGAAGCAGAGCGTGAGGAGATTCTCGAACACCTCAACGACGATCGCCGTGCGGAAGTTGAGACACAGAGGAAAATCGACGCTGCACTTCGCAAGGTGTTTCCGGTAGTGACTGCGCCCGACGACTTGTCCCTGGTGTTTGAGAGCGATGAATCTGTTGCGGAAAGTCACGGTTCTCTTCCAAGACGCCCGCTTCTTGCTGGTGGATTAGCGGCAGCGGCGGTGCTGATCGGTATTGCACTGACCTTCTGGGCATTCAATGCGGGCAAACCCGCACCTTTTTTCAAGCCGATACCGCTTGCCCAGATCTATCGCGAGACGCTTCAGAATGGTTTTCACCCTTATTACGAGTGCCACGACGACCAGCGTTTTGCCGACATCTTTGCTGCCCGGCAGGGAATGGACATGCATCTCGAGCCGATGCCCGAGGGAACAAGAATGTTAGGCCTCTCCTATCCTGGTGGTTTGAGCCGGGATACCACGGCAATGCTTTGTATGGTCGATGAGTCGCCGGTAATGGTATTTGTGGATCGAGCCGCATCGGACAGCGAAATCGCAGCCAAGGTTGCCAGAGATTCTGAGATACAAGTATTCCGCTCAGAGCGCGAGGGACTGGTATTCTACGAAGTATCTGAGTTGGATGAACCGCGTGCGATGCAATACATGGCAATCGGTCCGCCACGATAA